A part of Sulfurimonas sp. HSL-1716 genomic DNA contains:
- the rpmA gene encoding 50S ribosomal protein L27, translating into MAHKKGQGSTQNNRDSAGRRLGVKKYGGQTVRAGNIIVRQRGTKIHPGLNIGMGKDHTLYALVDGVVEFGRKDKTRKEVSIVPAA; encoded by the coding sequence ATGGCTCACAAAAAAGGTCAGGGTAGTACACAGAATAACCGTGATTCAGCCGGTCGTAGACTTGGTGTTAAAAAATACGGTGGACAAACAGTTAGAGCTGGAAATATTATCGTTCGTCAAAGAGGAACAAAGATTCATCCGGGTCTAAATATCGGTATGGGTAAAGATCATACTTTATATGCGCTTGTAGACGGTGTTGTAGAGTTCGGTCGTAAAGATAAAACTCGTAAAGAAGTTTCTATCGTACCTGCTGCATAA